Proteins co-encoded in one Paracrocinitomix mangrovi genomic window:
- a CDS encoding alpha-ketoacid dehydrogenase subunit alpha/beta, whose protein sequence is MCTAKTMAEKYEENAKVTSKYVHATSRGHEAIQLAVGMQLKPQDWVAPYYRDDSILLGIGMEPYEVMLQVFAKKDDPFSGGRTYYSHPSLNRDDMPKIPHQSSATGMQAIPTTGVAMGIQYKEITGIDEDYGDEKPVVVCSLGDASCTEGEVSEAFQMAALKQFPILYLVQDNEWDISANAKETRAQDITHYMKGFKGIEVRTIDGSDFDEAYQTVKEVIDTIRKERRPFLIHAKVPLLGHHTSGVRKEWYRDDLDEHALRDPYPKMTKLAQDAGIAKKDITQIEKDIRAFIDEEFEKAMNAEEPDPKSIQDFYFAPTPITEEKGEREPAGKKPTVMVDSALFGIREIMEKHPEALLYGQDVGGRLGGVFREAATLAQQFGDARVFNTPIQEAFIIGSTVGMSAVGLKPIVEVQFADYIWPGLNQLFTEVSRSYYLSNGKWPVSSIVRVPIGAYGSGGPYHSSSVESVVTNIRGIKVAYPSTGADLKGLMKAAFYDPNPVVMLEHKGLYWSKIKGTEKAMTIEPDEDYVVPFGKARIVQEADNDKINAGESVTVITYGRGVYWTLEAAEQFPGQVEIIDLRTLSPWDEETVYKSVRKHNKVVLVTEESREASFTLGVAGKIQKNCFESLDAPIEIIGSVDTPAIPLNSILEAELLTNADKVAEGLKNTLNY, encoded by the coding sequence ATGTGTACGGCCAAAACCATGGCTGAAAAGTATGAGGAGAATGCGAAAGTAACATCCAAATATGTACATGCTACTTCAAGAGGACACGAAGCCATTCAATTGGCAGTTGGAATGCAACTGAAACCACAAGATTGGGTTGCTCCATATTACAGAGATGACAGTATTTTGCTTGGAATCGGAATGGAGCCTTATGAAGTGATGTTGCAAGTTTTTGCTAAAAAAGATGATCCATTCTCTGGAGGAAGAACTTATTACAGTCACCCAAGTTTGAACAGGGATGACATGCCAAAAATACCTCACCAGTCTTCGGCAACCGGAATGCAAGCCATTCCAACTACCGGAGTTGCAATGGGGATTCAATATAAAGAGATTACAGGAATTGATGAAGATTATGGAGATGAAAAACCGGTAGTGGTTTGCTCATTAGGTGACGCATCATGCACTGAAGGGGAAGTTTCAGAAGCCTTTCAAATGGCTGCTTTAAAGCAATTCCCAATTCTTTATCTAGTACAGGACAATGAGTGGGATATTTCTGCAAATGCGAAAGAAACACGTGCGCAGGATATTACTCATTACATGAAAGGTTTTAAAGGGATTGAAGTTAGAACCATTGACGGTAGTGACTTTGACGAAGCTTACCAAACTGTAAAAGAGGTAATAGATACTATTAGAAAAGAAAGACGTCCATTTTTAATTCACGCTAAAGTTCCTTTGCTAGGACACCATACTTCAGGAGTAAGAAAAGAATGGTATCGTGATGATTTAGACGAGCATGCGTTGAGAGATCCTTATCCAAAAATGACAAAACTTGCACAAGATGCAGGTATTGCAAAAAAGGATATTACTCAGATTGAGAAAGATATTAGAGCGTTTATTGACGAAGAATTTGAAAAGGCAATGAACGCCGAAGAGCCGGATCCGAAAAGTATCCAGGATTTCTACTTCGCTCCTACTCCAATCACTGAAGAAAAAGGAGAAAGAGAACCAGCAGGTAAAAAACCAACTGTAATGGTAGATTCTGCGCTATTCGGAATTAGAGAGATAATGGAAAAACACCCTGAAGCCCTGTTATATGGACAGGATGTTGGAGGAAGATTAGGAGGAGTTTTCCGTGAAGCAGCAACTTTGGCGCAACAATTTGGAGACGCAAGAGTTTTTAATACACCAATTCAAGAAGCTTTTATTATTGGTTCTACCGTTGGTATGTCTGCTGTTGGATTAAAACCAATTGTAGAAGTTCAGTTTGCCGATTACATTTGGCCGGGATTGAATCAGTTATTTACTGAGGTAAGCAGATCATACTACCTTTCTAACGGTAAATGGCCGGTTAGTTCAATTGTTAGAGTACCTATTGGGGCTTATGGCTCAGGTGGTCCTTATCACTCTTCATCTGTAGAGTCTGTAGTAACCAATATAAGAGGAATTAAAGTTGCATATCCAAGTACTGGTGCAGATTTAAAAGGATTGATGAAAGCCGCTTTCTATGATCCAAATCCTGTTGTAATGCTAGAGCACAAAGGTCTTTACTGGTCTAAAATTAAAGGAACAGAAAAGGCTATGACCATAGAGCCTGATGAAGACTATGTGGTTCCCTTTGGAAAAGCACGCATAGTTCAGGAAGCTGATAATGATAAAATCAATGCAGGAGAAAGTGTAACTGTAATAACCTACGGTAGAGGTGTTTATTGGACATTAGAAGCTGCTGAACAATTCCCAGGACAAGTTGAAATTATTGACTTGAGAACTTTAAGTCCGTGGGATGAGGAAACTGTTTACAAATCAGTAAGAAAACATAATAAAGTGGTTTTGGTTACTGAAGAATCTAGGGAAGCGAGCTTCACATTAGGAGTTGCCGGTAAAATTCAGAAAAACTGTTTTGAAAGTCTTGATGCTCCTATTGAAATTATAGGATCTGTTGATACACCTGCTATTCCGTTGAATTCAATTTTGGAAGCTGAATTGCTAACAAATGCAGACAAAGTAGCTGAGGGATTAAAAAATACCCTAAATTACTAA